CTACAGATCTTGCTCTACTTTTTAGAAATATTGCAAGGAAAAAAGTTGCATTTTAGAATGTAGTTTGTTCCTACCTCCATCTGCACATTAAAgactcctctcttctcctcaattttttctttaattacagCCATGGCTTGATTCAGAACAGACAGTCCTTCAGTTCTCTCCAGTGTTGTAGTAGTCATCACATAACGAGGAGGGGCTATCAGATTTATCTACCACATTGTAAAgattggggaaaaaagcaaactcagtaacaaaggaaaatatattatgCCTAGTTAGACCACAGCATCAAAAGCATTAAACCCCATATGTTTTTTATGATGCTTGAGTAAGTAAACTCTTTCTTTTGTTACAAGAGGCaacaataaaaagtaatttttaaagtagaGAGTACTTCcaagttttttaaaaacacttatTCAGTAGTTCACTTAACATCCAAAAAACTgttggagaagaaaaattaggCCTGGATACAGCAGTCATTCTACCAACACTCAAATGAAAGAGGAgcaaactttcctttttttacacAATCTTatacctgaaaataaaatgtattgcTCCCTAGTAGAGACTGCATAAAGGAACAGTGGGTATATGCCAATAATGGACTTCAGTAAATTGAACAGAATAAATACAGTTTCCCAAACTTTGAAAGGCACTGCACAACCACAGGAAGGACTGCCAGCACATAGCTGAAAGAAGTGTGTTAGTCCTGCTAGAGAAGAGTAGGAAATCAGTCCCATGGCTTTGTTGGGGCAGAGCAATTACACACTACTGGTCCCTGAGTGCATCAGAAAACTTTGCTTTTGACTCCATTATTAAGACTGACACTCACTTTGATGGGCATATTCTCTGTGGAACAGTTCAAGCCTGCTCTCAAAGCTTCTTTTACTGCATCTATGCCTTCGTAACCATAACAGGCCACCTCAATATCTATGACAAGAGaaacacaaataataaaattttactgTTTCCAGGAACTGCAAAATATCTAAAGCTTTAATAAATCTTTTTAGCAACTAATATTTATCCACAATGAGAGCCTCAGTAGCTTCCAAATCTAAGGAAGGTATTACATTTGCTTCACTTGTAAGTTGAGGTAAGagtctttaaaaattctttagaCAGCACAACATTTTACATTGTGCTTTGAAATGCTGGGATACAAAATTATACACTCATATTCACTCACTTCTTATCCAATAAATACAACACCAATAATTCTGTACTTCACATGGAGAGATGAAGTTATAAAAGCAataaataccagaaaaaaatgcaagatcAAGAAAAGTGAAACTTGGAAAGAAACACATCCACGAAGTTATGGAATTCCATCAGCAATTACAACAGAGGCGCAGAGGCATCACTTGAGGAGCAttagaatacatttttataagGTTAACATGGTTAGAATAATAGTCAGCTATAGCCTTTTATAGGTGTTTGAAAATCACGGCATAAACTAGTGCTGGTGATACCTGTAATACTCTGACCAGTGAAAAGACAAAGATTTCTTTACCTGTATAGCAATGGCACAAGACTAAGCTACACAAAGTTGGTTTCACTTCCAGGTGACTCACAAAAGCCTGCTAATTCTGAGCTATCAGGAACAAATTCACAGAGGAACATCCCAATCAGCCTCTGGACGAGAAGAGAAGGCAATGGCAAGATTCTACACTTGAGCTGATGACAAAATTAATGACTTAGACCATTAAGAACAAAACAGGCAGCATGATGGAAGAAGGCATGCTCATCAAGTAACTATATGCAAAAGCGACGTAGTTCTGTTCATGTTAGTAAATGCACTCTTCATGGcaatcaaataaaaattttgaagcCTATATTAACTCCTGGCAGTCTAAAGCAACAGGTAGAGGAATTTTACATTACCTTACTTTTTGTACGGTCTTCTTTACTTCAGCGTCCTGTGGAAAAGGCTTATCTCTTCACAGTAATCAGCAAGTTTTAATGCTCTTCAATATATACTTGCAGAGCAGAGGCAATTTCTCAATCTAgttaaaaatgtgattctgCTACACTATCTGTTTAATGGCAATCATACCATTAGGCTGTTCTGTAGAGCCAAATTTACAGTTTTGAAGTATGTCTTCTTAAGTCATGCAGTCGTGCCTTTTCTGCCCACATTAAATTTGTAAGAGACAAACTACCTCATACATTAGAGCTGTGCTAAGCTTGAGCTGATATGGTCTACTGAATGGTTTGCAATCAACCCGTTAAGAAATACTATTTTCACATGTTTATGAACAAGTGACTAAGGCAcatgctgtggctgtgctgacaGAGTTGAATCATCGTGCCAGGGAATCAATGAATTTAAAACTCTGAATAATGAAAAGCAGTATTACAGATGCAGTAATACTATAAAATATTTAGTTTCATTGTGTGCCAATGTGATATGACAGACTGCATTACCTATCATGACAACGAGTCCGTGTTCCAAGGAATCTGCACTTTGGgaggaaaattaaaagccaAACCACCTTGCACTTTGGGATAGAATCCACACAGGCAATTTGAAAGCAACCCTTGATTAAGGATTGTCTTAATTCTGAACAGCTCCATTCAAATATCAGCATTATGAACCATAAGTTTTAACTGAGTTTATAGTTTGCAACAAGATACACTACCTCAACCTAAGCATGGAGACAGGTTCAAGGAGCACGTGGGAAGAACTCACCAGCTCTGATTTTGACTGCCTGTGGTGTCAGACGTCTGTTAATATTGTCAATCAATACACGCCTCTCTTCCTCTGTTAGATCCAGGCTGTCCAGGATTGCAGGGTCTCTGAGGCAAACAAAGCAACATTACAGAAGTTATACTGAAGGGGAATATAGCACAACATAAACTTCTGGTACTATTTCTATTTCTTACAAATAATCCTAGATATCTATTAGGCAAAGAAAACAGGGAAACTTTTTAAGAACCCATTGAAACACTGCAAGAAAATGAACACATCTCTTTCAAAGCATTTTCCATCAGTAAACACAGCAGGTAAATATTGTTTACTCAATCTGTTCTTGGAAGGAATCATCTGAATGAttttagttgatttttttttaagtgaaggAATGACTTTTCTCCTGCTCCCTTTATATGAGATAAATAGAATGTGACAAGTATCCAGCTTCTTGATATTGCTGTATTTCCTCCAACGAGAAGATAAACTCGTACCACATAAAAACAAATCCATGATGAATCtggagttttaaaattattttagtgtttCATTCAAACACAAGATATTTGTCATTCTACAAAGTAACCTACACTCATTCCATGTTATTCTGTACTTGTTTTTAACAGAATCTGGATCGAAGACAGATACTTATCTACTGGCTACATTCTCAGCTAAAGCAAGGATAAAGGCTTTTTAAATCCCAAGCTAATAGCTTCAAATTCAGAGATCTCAGAAGCAAACTCCTCTGTTTACCAGTATAAATTAGCagctcttttttaaaaaaagtggtGTCAATTTTCTACTGCTGTATTAAATTTATCCCAAATCTATCTGAAACAAAGAACATAACCAAAAAACTCACAAAACCAGTTCCTGTTCTGCAGAGACAAAcgttttctgaaaaaaataccagacCATGTACAATACTACCAGCaggtaaaaatgaaataacatgGCCCAAAAGCTAGAGGTAGTACAACAGACTGGTCTCTGCTGCTAATAAAACATCATCTTTCATGTTTTGTATTCTAAGTATAGAGAGCAGAAGGgccaaacaagcaaacagaacCCAGAAACATGACAGGTTTTACAGATCAAAATATGAAGCTGTATGGCAGAAGTGAGTTATGGTACATAcaaattctgctttatttccaaACTATCCTGTTAAATTCACCTGTTAAAGCATTTGGCAGACTTTCAACAAGAGGTCCCCaatgtttaatttttactgATTAGAAGGCAAATATACTGTCCAATTTCTGCCACAGGTATCATGCTGCCTGAAACTCCAAAACACTAATCCTCAACAGTACAAAGAAAGGAATGACAAGCCAAACTCTTAAGAGGGAATTCTAAACCTCAGACAGCACTCCAGCAAAAATAGGAAGGCAGTAATATCCACATTGTACCATTCCACTGCTATACATTTATGTAGAATaacaacagaaacaaataaaagcacagTCCACAGTCAGAAATCTTAAGGCATTACTGATGGAAAGATGTCTTGAGATCAGACTGCAGGAGTTTGTACTCCAAACTGAATAGCAAATGAGCAAAAGGCCTGTACTAGGGAGTTTTCCTGAGTACACAATTGAAGCTAAAACAGCCAGTGTAACTAgaggcattttttttaaaaaaattctattatACAGGTATTTAACTAAGTATTTATCAGTTAAGACTGACCTGGAATTCCTTTTACAGCAGCATGTCCAGATTTGCCCTTTACCAGTAAATTTGCTATCACCAGAAAATAATCATCACAATATGAAACAAAACACGTTAGTTCTAAATGAGGACACGAGCTGTTTCTTCCCCAAAAATGCAGAGCTGGTTTTCAGCTACTTAAAACACTGCCGAGTGCCCTGCTTCCTAGAGTCACTGCCATTTCTAAAAACATTATTACTGCAGTCTAGCTTTCAGCTCCAGTTCATCACTCACACACTTAGCTGCtataaaagaacaaaactgaaatccAGTTTAGGATTGACAATTTCACTGTAGATTCTGTAGAGGGAAACCAAATACTTCAATtctgaaagcaaattaaaatatcagactcgattaaaaaaataaaagcaatctaTCTCAGTGCATATTTCCTTAGCATCACAACttccacctcttttttttttttctaattccaTTTCTAAGTTTATGATCTCATTCTTTAAGTCTGAAAGTGGAGAGAAGTAACAAGTCAGCTTGTTgcatttataaaaagaaaaaagctgtcTGTGCAGTGAAGAATGACAATCAGCTCTGAGTAGAAATGTCTTCAGACATAGAGGTAGGTATTTCTGACAAAATCTGCCTCGGACTAAAACCAGGCAAGTTCTGACAAACAAAGAGTAATGTTCTTCCTCTGTGAGACTGATGTCAAAATTTACTTGACCAGAATATTCTCCGTACTGAATCTGGGAAAGAAACCTAATGATACAACCTGAAAGAATGTGGCGACAGTAATACTGTCAGGAAATACTTCTCTGCAATTTGAAATAAGCCCCtagaagcacagaaatccttacGAGACTGCATGCTTGAATGCATCATAAGCACCATATCCAGGTCTTTTGTACTTGTCATCAAACACCCAGGCAGTTCTCTGGAACAGGCTCTCAAGCTGCTCATCCTTAGTGTACTCCAAGACTTCAGCAACATGGCGAAGGATGCTGTAAACCTGCAACACAGAAGTAgtaaaatccccaaaccaaatACTGAAAGCAGACAAAAATTTCTACTTGGAGGTGTTAAGTCCACACAGCAGTAAGGATGGGAGCCTGAAACTACCTGCATATCGTTTCAATAAAAAGTTGCCCACAGTGTGCTAAACTGGCACATACTTTTGGATTTCTTATCATTTAAACACACCCTTTTACATCCTAAGTTCTCAACTGACATCTTTCTTGATTTATTAATTACTTACTAAGCAGCATACCATGTAACACTAATGGACACATGAGCTGGTTATGTATCTTTGCACGGGTAATGAGAATCACAGCATGCCTAACACAGGAACACTTTACATTCATCTTAAGTCTGTGCATTTTGGTGGCTCAAGAAAGAAGCTGGAAATACATAGGGCCTAAATACAGAAAGGCGACTTACAGTCTTTGATTTTGTGAATTTGTCTTCACATTTGATTGCCTCCTCTGGAGAAACTCTTCTTTTTGACAAATCAATATAACCTATTGGGGaagaagattttaaaagtgTCAGCTATTGTGCAATCTGACTCCTTCAAGAGAAACTCAGGAAGAGCAAACTCTGGCTCAGGATTTGCCCCCTGCCTGCAGTATCCCATAGGTTGCTACAGAGAGAAACAAGACCAAACCTTCATGAATTTAAGCAAATTATGATCCAAATTAGGATACAAAATTCTTTCAACTGTAAATACTTACACTAGCAAATTTTTTGATCATTCTTTTCAATTACtgcattaatattttctctccaaattttgaagacattttcctaatatctcagCAACTAGTAAtctatttttacatttctgcaCAGAGTTTGGGAAAATCACTCCAGCATACAAAGAAGCAAATTTAATGCGTATTTTTACAGTGCTCAACACAATTTAATTTGAGGCTGGCACCCCATCACTCTAGCTCTGAACAGCTTCCTAATAAAATAGGCTCAGCCTGAAAGAAAAGCccatgaaaaaaattcttttgaacattcttctaaattttaaaaggtcTCCACCTGTTTCTCACAAACTATAGGTTCTCCAATAAGTTAAATAAAAGACCACTAGATGAATTCCAGATGCATTTATCTGTTAATATGCAAACAAAATTAATCTGTAAAAGTATAGCTTCATTAGAGATGTTGGGAAACTTGTTTCTACTCAGATTTATCTGCAATAAGTTTACTCTTGTCCTTCtttcatctctgcttttccttatCCTGTCATTCACTAGTTATTCTCAAGAGTTAACTGCAGTTTCAGAAGTATTCTAGAAAAGCATGTAACTTGAGAAACATCATACCAACAGTAACACTTCTAGGACATGTGCTCAGTGTTCATTATTTCTGTATAGCTGGATAGAGATTTTAGAGATTGTGTGGAACAGTATTATTAAAATCTAAAACATTCTCaacagaaattacatttaaaataccTTCAAAAATTCAAACGTTAAAAAGACAGCAAACCCCAAACTGCCTGTACAATTTTAACCTGTCCCCTACAGAATTCCCAATGATTACATACTTGTAATCACCTTTATCGACAAGGTTTGAGACTTGTTAACAAACAGGAGGGATGGTGAGCACTAAATACTTAGCATCTAGATTTTGATGTCTACAGCAAATGATCCTTCTCTTCAGTTGACTTAGAAAATCTACATAGAtatcaaaagaaaattccaCTTCGCTATAGTTCAGTGACTGATCTGGTGGGGACCCACTTAAATCTCTACTGATGTGATTTACTTTCATTAACCCAATTCCCAAAGGACACAGAGGAACAGAAGAAGGATCATAGGTATGATCAGCGATGGTATATTTTACTTCAATGCCTGGCAAAACCCATGAACACCTGCTTAGTTCACCAGCATTTCTGTCTACAAATTCAATCTTGGTAGAGCCCACCACATCCCCAGATACCTTTTTCTTTGTCCACTCTTATGACCACAACACATTCATTCCTGCCAATCCGGATGAGTTTGTTGATGGAACGAATACGTCTCCTGGACAGCTCACTGAGGAGGATCATGCCTTCGATGTTGTTGTACTCCAGCAGGCTGACATAGGCTCCCATTTCAGCAATGGACCGAACATTGACCATCACTACATCTTCCACCTCAGGGAATTTATGTTGGTAGAATCTACAGCTTAGACCCGGCATTCTGGAATTCAAGCAGAAAAACCAAAGATTTTATTTCGCAGTACATCACTCCCTTCTGCAAACATGGCAATAAAACAGCAGGGACTAGGGAGGATAAGGATGAACACTGGCAGGAAAAGTAGCAATTAGGATAAAGTTGTGCTTAGGttttaatagaaattaaataataaattaactTGTATTTCAAGTACTGTTACCACAACCATTCTCTAGGATGCTATTTTTTGCATTAATGTAGAAAAAGCTTTGCTACCCAGACTTCATTACCCATTTCAACTGTCATACTGCCTATACACAGCACTGCAAAGATTTCTTCAAGTGGGTGGAAAGGTGGCAGTGCACACCTCACATGCATCTCAAGTCATGAGAGTGTGTAACATTgtcacagattcacagaatattctgaattggaagggactcTCAAGGATCATTATCTGGATTGTAAGAGCAGGAGGACATGGGAGAGAAGCCTGCAGAGCTCATAAAGGATTTTGTACGCACATAATAAGACAGCATGTGAGGCTAAGAAAATGAGAGGCAGATGGAAGCTTCTATAGTACTGAGGAGAAGCAGACTCCAGATGACTTTTAAACTCAGTACAAGACATTCAGAGTAATCCTGCAAGACCTGCTCCAGAGATCAACTGTcagcaaagaaagcaaaggcATTAATCAGAACAGTAGTAGCCTGGCCTGAAGTActcaaaaggcaaaaaaagtgCCTCCCAACAGATTGCTAGTCAGGAggggaaaaacccaacaaaatcacatgaaagaaacagaattccttcattatacattaaaaaacgaaaaaaatggcaaaaccaACATTTCACAGTCAAGTAGTGGTAAGAAGGAAGCTtaaactgctttatttttctgatgaTAAATCCATATGCTCTTCAATGTCTAACTAGGTTAGTTCAGTTGTCTATGCCTTGAAgtttcacacagaaaattttcTAGAGCAGCAAGAGCCTAAGATGTCAAGCCAAATGCATCACTCCTTCAGAAGGTTTTAGTCACCATTTTGAAGTTTGAGTCATGATCTTTACAGCAGTGCCAGTGTTTTCTAGCTACAAGATTTAAATTCAGAGTAGGAAAACAATGCGAAATGCTAGGTGTACATGTCCACACAATTCAGAAGATCATGTCCACCCTTATTTCCATTCTTAACTTGTAAAGAGGGGAAATACAGACTAGCATAGCATTATAAAAACACTCGGAAGGTTTTTTATAACTTTGTGTAAGCTGAAG
This genomic stretch from Cinclus cinclus chromosome 6, bCinCin1.1, whole genome shotgun sequence harbors:
- the EIF2S1 gene encoding eukaryotic translation initiation factor 2 subunit 1 — encoded protein: MPGLSCRFYQHKFPEVEDVVMVNVRSIAEMGAYVSLLEYNNIEGMILLSELSRRRIRSINKLIRIGRNECVVVIRVDKEKGYIDLSKRRVSPEEAIKCEDKFTKSKTVYSILRHVAEVLEYTKDEQLESLFQRTAWVFDDKYKRPGYGAYDAFKHAVSDPAILDSLDLTEEERRVLIDNINRRLTPQAVKIRADIEVACYGYEGIDAVKEALRAGLNCSTENMPIKINLIAPPRYVMTTTTLERTEGLSVLNQAMAVIKEKIEEKRGVFNVQMEPKVVTDTDETELARQLERLERENAEVDGDDDAEEMEAKTED